Sequence from the Candidatus Omnitrophota bacterium genome:
TATTATGTCAACAGCGATGATTACAATCCTGGAGGAAGAACGGATTTTAGGAATCCCCGCCAAGGAACAAATTTAGATTCTCCTTGCGCCTATGAGATGAGAGAAGGAAAACGGTATAAACCCTTTAAACCCACCACATTTCAGATTATTTCCTTTGGACCCGATGGAACTACGATCACGCCCTCGACAAAAAATGGAGGAATTGGATCGATGATCGATGGGGATAAAGTGGATAACGACGAAGACGGTAAATTGGATAACGAGGATCGCGTGAGGGAAGGCGATCTTACTGGCGACGATCCTGACGTACTCGCTGAGGACGATATAACGAATTTCATGTGATCTTCCATTTTTAACGCCAGACGCTTAGCATGAGCATATAACATAAAAAGGGCGTAAATTCTTACGCCCTTTTTTAATGGATAAACTTTTGCAAAAGGAAATTTACCGCCTAAATTACCAATTGGAGGAAACCCATTGGTGGTTCCTCGGACGCCGAGATATCTTTTTTTCTTCAATCCGGCGATTGATCCATCAAGAGAAACTCTCTCCGCCCTTACATATCCTCGATTATGGCTGTGGAACAGGAGGAATTACGCTGGCTCTATCTGCTTTTGGCATGGTTTTGGGCGCCGATGAGAGCGATGACGCTATTGCTTTTTGCCGTTCCAGAGGTCTCGATAATATTCAAAAAGTCACTTCTCCGCGCGAATTGCCGGAAGCGGCTTTCGATCTCGTCTGTTGTCTTGATGCGCTCGAACATGTAGAGGACGATGTTCTTCTTCTTGGCGAATTGCGCCGCGCTCTCCGGCCAAGAGGGATCCTATTAATTACCGTTCCCGCGCTGCCGATGCTTTGGGGAGGTGAAGACGTCGTCTCCCATCATGTTCGGCGCTACCGGCGCCGTGAATTGGCTGATAAACTGACGCAAGCCGGATTTTCTACGGTGCGAGCATCCTATTTCAATACGTTATTACTGCCCGCGATATTCGGCAAACGGCTTTTCAATCGTTTTTTTCGTCCCTCTACGCTGAACCGTTCTGATCTTTATCCTGTTTGGCCGCCGTTGAACGCAATCCTCTATCGCATATTTTCCGCCGAACGGATCCTCATGCCGTATATTTCATATCCACTCGGCGCCTCGCTTCTTTTTATTGCACAAAAAGAAGAGAAAATATGATGATGAATGAGGAGTGATAAATGATGAAAAAATTGGTTGACTTCGCTTCGCTGTATGACCACGAAAGGTATTAATCAAGGGCAGAAAAACATTGCCCTTGCCAACCGCCCCGCGTTTACTCCCCCCTAGCGATACGGAATCCCGCTACAGCGTTATAAACCATGCTTGTTTCCGGCGCGGCGCCGCTGCGAAATGAGGTTTGGAAGCAACGCGGGTAGACCATCCAGTAACACCCGCCCCGGATTACGCGGTTTTTCCTGCTTGCATCAACCCAATCCGCGCACCATTCCTCCACATTGCCCGCCATATCATGGCAGCCGTAGGGGCTGACGCCTGCGGGAAACGAACCGCGAGGCGCTGCGAATCTATATCCATCGATTTTTCCGTCCGGTTCTAGTTCCGTTCGTGGATGATCGTTCCAATTGCACGCTTTCGGATTCCAACGGTTTCCCCAAGGATAAAGCCGCCCATCCGTTCCACGCGCCGCTTTTTCCCATTCGATTTCCAAGGGCAAGCGAAAAGGCTCGCCTGTCTTGAAGGCTAACCATCGGCAATAGGCTTCCGCCTCGTAGTAACTTACGCCTGCGACGGGAAGATCGTCGCCGGGAAAACGATCCGGTTGGATGGCCTTATCGAATTCTGATCGGTATGCGTTCCCTTCCGCCGACCAAAATTGTGGGCGTTTGTAGCCATCGTCCTGAACGAAGCGAAGATATTCCCGGTGGGTGGTTTCATAAACGGCGATGGAAAAAGCGGGACACTCAACGATTTTTTGCGCAATATCCCAGCGGCGGAAGGGAAAGTCGCGGCTGCTTGACATCGAGGCGCCGTAGATAAACGGACCCGCTGGAATCGCAACCATTTTCGGTATGATTGGCTCTACAGCGCTAGCGGAGGAAAGTGCGATCGTTATCCATGCGGTCACGAAGAAGCATGGCAACCTAAATCTGTGAAAACCTTGAATCATTCCCAGCATCGGTTTATTTTCGAAACAATGAGTTATGCAATCATGGGTCCCGCTTCGTTCGGCGCGCCCAATATCTCTTAAATCATTCTATACAGCGAATCTTTTTCGGGTCAACTACAATTTAGAGTAAATCAGCAAGAAAAATGGCTTTAAAAATAAATATTGAACGACTCATCGATGATAGTAATGAAAGTTCCTTTAAAATCTCCATGGTTTTGGGCAGTTATCGCTATCGCGGGATTACGCCTCTATTATTGCTTTTCGGTTCCGTTATACACAACAGATATTTTCCGCAACCTGGGTTACGGCCTCGAGTTCCAGCATTACGGCTTCTTGGTTTATGCAATGACTCCGTACGATTTCGCCGCCGAACCGTATCAGTATTTTTGGCCGAATCACGAATATCCTTATCCCGCCGTAACGCTTCTTTTTTATGCCGCCGTGGCCAAAGTCTGGGCCTGCATCTTTTTCGCTAAACTGGTCTTTACATTGATTGATTTTATTAACGCCTGGCTCGTTTACAAAGTCACGGACGACCGGATTTGCGCGTTGCTCTATTTCTTTTATCCCATCTGCCTATGGTATGTTTCCCGCGAGGGGGAATTCGAACCGCTGGTAAACTTTTTCATGCTGCTCGCCCTGTGGATGCAGCGCCGGCGGCATTCCTCGGCGCTCTTCTTTCTCTCGCTGGCGGTGCAGACGAAACTTTTTCCCATTTTTCTTCTGCCGTGGATGCTGGCGCAGATCCTGCGCCTGCCGAAGCGAAAAATTCTGGCTTGCGCCGTTTGGGGCGCCGCTGGGTGGCTGCCCAGCGCGATGGCGGCGTTGAACAGCCATTATTTGGAGCATCTTTTCAGTCCCGGCTACGTTCCCATCAGCAACACTATCAGTTGGGCGATTCTGCACCCCGATCTGCTGGGCTTTACGCCTTTTTGGCTGGCGCTGGCCCATTTCATCGCAGGAGTGATTTTCGCGGGAGCGTCCTTCTATTGCATCCGTCAGGAAAACCGGTTTCTGCCCTACCTGGCGCCGTTGGTTTTCGTCACTTTCGTAAAGTCCAATCCCATCGGGCAATTCTGGTATATGATCCTAACGCCGGTTTTCTGCCTCACCGTGGAAAATCCGCGCCATCGCCGACTGCTGATGGCGCTCTCCTGGCTCTTCAGCCTGCGCTCGTCCCTCAGCATCCTCATCGGCCCCTTCGCCTATCAAAATCCTAGGCCGGTCTACGAGATTTTGCAGAAGGCGATGTTTGGGATTTGATAACATCCAGATTCTGAATGGATTAAAATAATAGTTTTGTTGGCGGGCTGCGCATCGTTTTGAGTCTTAAATAACTCATGTTACGCGCAAGAATAAGTTGGAGAAATCTATTATGATCGCCGTTTTGAATCACGAAAGCACGAAATAAAAATAAAAAAAGAAAATCACGAAAAAAACAATTGGCGTATGGGATCGCTCCGTGGAAAGGATTTTTCCGTGGAAACCTAAAGAAACCGTGATTCAAAAATTTCGTGGAATTCGAGTCTTTTCGTGGGTTCGTGATTCAATAACGAAAAAAAAGAAACCCTCCCTGTTCTTTTGAAAGGTTCTTCTAATTGGCGATGGAATACCAACGCCGAAAGTGAAAGAACATTGACTGCGTAACATGAGTTAAATAACTTTTATTTTGGGAAACGGTGCGGAGTAAAACGCTTGGGGCGCGAAGGCTTCCAGGATTTTTTACGATGCGTCCAGTTTAATCGTGATGGCGTAATTTTCTTGTTTGTCACGCTGCTTTTGAGTATGATAAAACGATAGACATTGGTCAGGAGAATCGCTTCATGAACGAACTCGTTCTTCGAGATTTGAATGGACTCTTGCTCGAACGGCTCCATCAAAACGCTGCTCTACACGGCGTTAGCGTGGAAGAAGAGGCGAAGAAAATCCTCGCCGCCGCCGTTAGCGCTACGGCTCAAAACTCCTTGCTAGATCGTGCGCGCGCCATCCGCGAACGAAACGCGCATCTCCAAAAAACCAATACATTGGTTTTATTGCGACAGGATCGGGACAAGTAAAAAAAGGCGCGCTGCGCTTCGCTTGCAGATCACCCTACGCGACGGCCTAGTCGAAAAAAAGGATATCCAGTACATGCCCGAAATATCCCGATTTTTAGGCATAATCATCCGCATGTTTTACGATGAGCATAATCCTCCTCATCTTCATGCAGAGTATGCGGGGAATAAAGCGCTTTTGGATTTTCAAGGCAACATTCTTCGCGGTGATCTTGGATCGCGAGCGGCCTTCCGGCTTGTTTGGATCGCGAGCGGCCTTCCGGCTTGTGCGGGAATGGATCGACATTCACGTGGATGAATTAATAGAAGACTGGGAACTTGCAAGAAATGGAAAAGAGTTGAAAAAAATCGCTCCATTGGATTGAGGTCGATTATGTGGAAACTCCAAGATGTCAAATCGATAGAGTACCGGCGCGGGTATGCTTTTTTCATTGCCTTCGACGATGGGCTTGAGGGCGAGGTTGATTTCTCGGAGTATCTTGGCAAGGGACCCATATTTGAACCGTTGAGAGACAAATCGTTTTTTCGCAAAGCATACATCGATGGAGGAACTATCGCGTGGCCGAATGGCGCGGACATTGCGCCTGAGACGTTATACGAGAAGATCGAAAACGCTAATAAGGCGCCTCTGCATAACTCCTGAGTAAAAATGGCAGAATGCGTTTTTATTTTTTTGCGAGTTCACTTTCTCCCACTCGATCCGAATTTGATCCCATCATTTTCTTATCCTATTCATTTCCTTTTCCCCCAAATTCATCCGCTGCAACAAATAATGATCCGCCAGCGTCAGCGCGGACATGGCTTCTACGATGGGGACGGCGCGGGGGAGGACGCAGGGATCGTGGCGGCCTTTTGGTTTTAGGATAGTGTTTTTGCCTTGCGGCGTTACGGTCTTTTGGGGTTGCAGGATAGTCGCCGTGGGTTTGAAGGCGATGCGGAAGACGATGTTTTCGCCGTTGCTGATGCCGCCTTGGACGCCTCCCGACCGGTTAGTGCGCGTTCTTATGCGGCCTTTGGACGAATAGAATAAATCGTTGTGTTCGGAGCCTTTCATGAGGGCGGAAGAGAATCCCGAACCGATCTCGAAGCCTTTCGTCGCCGGGATGGAGAGCATGGCTTTGGCCAGGTCCGCTTCCAGGCGGTCGAAGACGGGATCGCCTAGGCCCGGCGGGACGTTGCGAATGACGCACTCGATAATTCCGCCGAGGGAGTCGCCTTCTTTGCGCGTCTTGTCGATCAGTTCGAACATCTTCTGCGCCGCCTCTGGATCGGGGCAGCGCACGGGATTTTTTTCCACTTGAGACAGTTTGACTTTTTTTGGATCGATCTCGCCGATCAGGTCGTAAATCTGCTTGACGTAGGCGACGATTTCGATATTTTCCCATTGCTGCAAAAGTTTCTTGGCGATGGCGCCCGCCGCTACGCGGCCGATGGTTTCGCGGGCGCTGGCGCGTCCCCCGCCGCGATAGTCGCGGAAGCCGTATTTGGCGTCGTAGGTATAATCGGCGTGGGAAGGGCGGTAGGCCTCCTGCATTTCGCTGTAATCCTGCGGGCGGGCGTCTTGGTTCCACACCATCATGGAGATGGGCGTTCCCAAGGTTTTGCCCTCGAAGACGCCGGAGAGGATTTGCACGGCGTCGGCTTCGCCGCGCTGGGTGGTGATGCGGCTCTGGCCGGGGCGGCGCCGGTCCAACTCGAATTGGATTTCCGATTCGGCGAGCTCGATGCGGGGCGGGCAGCCGTCGACGACGACGCCGACGCCTCCGCCGTGCGATTCGCCCCACGTGGCGATTCGGAATACGCGGCCATAGATGCTGCCCATAGACATGCCCTCATTTCAATGATGAGTGATGAATGATGAAAAAAAAATAATAACTCATGTTACGCGAGATTCAAAAGTTGAAGTAGTCAATTAGAATCGCCGTTTCGAATCGCGAAAACACGAAACGAAAAAGAAAAACACGAAAAAAAGAAAAAAAAGTTTGCGCATGGGATCGCTTTGTGAAATGCTTTTTTTCCGTAAAGTCCAAAAGAATCCGCGATATCGGTGATGCAAAAATTTCGTGGAATTCGAGCCTTTTCGTGGTTTCGTGATTCAATAACGCAACAAAAATGAAATCCTTGCTGCTCTTTTAAACGATTCTTCTACTTGGCGTTGTAAACAACGCCGCAAGCTAAAGATCAATGGCTGCGTAATATGAGATAATAATACTTGGATTATATTTCGCTTTAAGCCAGTCCTAATTTTGCCTTTTCTTCAATTCCTTCGCTTCCTGAAGAGTTAGGCGGGCTAGGCGGTTAGCTATGATCTTGTGGCCCAATTCATTGGGAAATTCGCCGTTGGCCTGCATCAGGTAAGCGAAAGGTATTTTGCCATAAATATACGTTAAAGAATACCAATGAACCGGCCCATCCGCTCCATTGGGATCGAGCCGGAAGAATAGCATGTTATTTTTTAAAGTATTTTCCCATTTTTCCGGCTGCGGCGACCAGCGTCCCTTGACGCCGCTGTTGGTGAACGCGAAATAGAACGGCTGCTTTTCGTCGAGGGCGATTTCCAACGACCAGACGCGGTCGTCCGCCCTCTCGTCGCCCTGCCGTCCCGCGTCGTTGAGGGCGGCGGCGTTGGGAACGCCTGCGCCCAGGCTGGGATGATTGCCAACGATATACATGCTTTGAGGAACGTTTACTGTGGGCGGAACATAGACGCGGAAGAGGGCGCGATAGGATTCGCCAGGATTTCTGCCATAGAATCCCGCCGGTTCCAAGTTCAGCTCGAAGGCCTTGCGCCGCTCTTCTTCCCCGCCTAGTTGATCGAATAACCCGCGGGCATTGAGCAATGGCGCATCGAAATCCTCCGACAGGCGCTGCAATTCGGGAAAAGTTTCGAAATTGAGCAGATTCGAATGGACGAGTATGGATCGCCCGCCTTGGGATTGCTGATATTTCATAATGGCGGCTAGATGGGCGTAATACTCCTTCGGCGCCGTCCGCCGAAACCAGAAATCCTTTCGTTCATTCGCTTGGATCTTTTGCGCCAGTTCTTTAATTCCTTCGGCCCGCATCCGGTTTTGGCGCCAATGCCAGAAACCGCTAAAACGATCGGCCATGCGGCTGAATCCACTCAGACCATTTACAAGATTATGCTGCTGGAGCAGGGAAAAAATCTCGCTCTCCGCCATGCGCGTTTCTTGGGAATCGTAGAGACCTACGGCGAGAATCAAGATGTCCGGCTGGAAGTTATTCGCTAATTTTTCAAACTGCTTCAGGGCGTGAAAAGAGGTAAAGCCCGGCGCCGCGAAGTTGAGAACTTCGAATGCGTCTCCGCCATCTTGATTCAACCCCTGCTCTAAAAGCCGTGGGAAAGCCTTCTCTTCCCGAATTCCCCAGCCGAAAGCGATGGAATCCCCGATTATCGCCGCGCGAATCGTTCCTGGCTTTTTATGCGAAGAAATTTCAGGATTGCGCATGCCATAGGAGTTGGTGGAGACAGTGAAATCTTCGATTTTCACATCGCGTAGATTGGAGCGCATGGCGCCGTATGCGCCTGCTAGGAACAGCGGCTCCCACTGCGGCGCCGCGACGCTGGGCGCCGTAGGAGATGGGGCGGCGATTAATATCCGCAAGACGGCGTCTAAGCAACCCCCCCCCATTAAAATCAGCGCGAGAACGATTACGATTCGGTTGACGATGCGATTAGACATAAAAATTTAATGATGAATGATGAGTGATGAATGATGAAAAAGAATAGCGTTCAATACGGCCATCTTATTATTTATCCAGATGGAGAGGGAAACGATATTCATTCTTCGTTTATTTGGATTCCGTCTGCGCCGCTTTCTGTTGGGCGCGGCGCTTGCGGGCGGCGAATTCGGGCGCTTCCTTGATGCAGCTGCCTAAAATTCCCACGCCGCGAGCAAGGATGCTGCCGGTTCCCAAGACCGCTTTCGAGGGCGGTTCGCCCACTTCGAGGAAGCCTTTTTCGTCCGGCTGTAATTTTTCCCAGTTGTGGAAAAGCCGTCCCCAGTCGCTTTGCAGGCATTCCAACACGCGGTTGTTGCCGAAGCGGGGATACCAATACATGTCATGATAGGCGACGCTGGCGATGTAAGACCACGGCGCCAGCCAGGTTTTGAGCGACCATTCCACCCAATTCTTTAGGCCGCCCCAATATATTTTATGCTGCATATTGGCGGCGAAGGTGAGGTGTTTAAACGGTCCTTCGAAGTTCCAATTTTCCTGGGCGGCGTCCATGTCCCCCACGAGTTCGATTTCCTTGGGATCGCCGCAACCCAGCCCTTTCTCATGCGCAAGGCGGATGAACTTGATCTCCATCGGATTGAATCCCATCAGTTTGGCCGCCACGGCGTCGATGGCCACTTGGTCGGCGGAGGCCAGAATTACGTTCTTGACATGAGGAATCATGCAGCGCGGCCCTGGGCCGTCGCCCGCGAAGGTTCCGTCCATGACGGCGAACAAACCGCGATGGATTTTCTTTTGGATCATCAGCAAATCTACTAAGGTTTCGTGAATGACGGTATGCGTCCAATGGCGCCGCTCGTTGAGTAGGCCGCCGAAGGCGTTTTTCATCGCTCCCGTCGTCGTGGTGAAGACGTGGGTTTTGATGGTGGGCAGGTGGATGATATTCTCGCCGAGGAAGCGCTTGGGTATGGAAAAGCCTTGAGGGTAAACCTCGTTGAGGCAGAGGAATTCTTTGGCCAGATCGCCTACCGCCTCGCGCACGTCGATCCACTCTTCCCCTTCGTAGAGATGCACGTTGCGCAGGCCGTGCGCCTGGATGGGTTGAATCTGCTTGTTTTCACGCTCGCCGAGGTGGGAATCGATGACCACAGTGCGGTTGTGGCAGCCGTGGATTAGGTTGGGATCGTAGCCGTCCCGCTTCATGGCGCGGATCACGCCTTCCAACTGCCAAGGCGTGGTGGAGCAGCCGGGATAGAAGAAATGCCAGCTGATGTTGATCTTCAAGGCGGTATCGGCGTCCTTGGCGATGGCGTCTTGATATCCAGCGAGATTCAGCAACTCATGGTAATCTTCCAACACCGTGCGGGGACGGGTGCGAAGGATGGCGACTTTGGAATAGGGCACGAAATTTCACCTCGAACAATAAATATCCCAAATTGGAAACCGCCAGGCGGCCAATCACTCAACGCGCCGCCTAGCCGAATTGTAACCGCGCCCTGACCAGGAAACAACAGACGACGGCGGGAGGGATGAGGAGGGATGAGGAGGGATGAAAGATGAAGTGGGAAAGCTGACATGAAAGAATAGAAGGAATAGCAGTGTTTTGGAGTTTGAAGTACGAGATCGCGAAGATTAATGACTTGGATTTTCTGGACTGGAAAAACATCAGCAACTAACTTATTTGTTTATTTATTCTTCTATACTCATCATGAGCGCCGATCCAAATCCAAATAAAATCATCACCATCGGCAACAGCCAGCGCTCGATAGTCCATTCCAATTCGGGCCGACCATACTTTACCGATCTTCTTGAAGTGAAGAGAAGGATGCCATGGATTGCTTTTCAACAATTCGAAATTCTCCTGCGCCAATTTTTGAATCTGGATGGGTATTTGTTCGAAACAACGCCAAAATCGAGCTTATGGAGGGTGCATTTAGAGGTTTTTCAAACTCCCTTTGGATTTCTCGGTTAATGCTTCGTTCGCGAGAAAGTCCAACCTTCCCGCTTGTGAATCCGCAAGAATCTCCTTGTCCCAATTCTCCCAATCTTTTTCGGAAAACCATTTTCTTAACTGGGCGATGTCATCATCCGGCAAAGATTCGATGGCTGTCTTGATTTCTTCAACCGTCAGCATTGTATTTTACCTTCTTTCGCGGTTGTTCATGAAAAAGGCGGCGTTTTCTTTCGCGAGTAATTATAACGCGTTTTTCAAGATTTCCTTGCGGAAAAACTTATTGACGTCAAACGAAAGAAAATCCATTCTAATCCCGAAAGAAAAAGAATAATATCGTTAACGTACGCTTTCGTTTCGGAGAAAGCAATCTTTCTATTGATGGGAGCGGCGAGACATGAAATCTTTGATATTGGCTCGATTTTTTACGCCTGGCCATCGTCGGACTGGCGTGTCTTATCACCTTGGCTTGTTCGCATAATCAATCCGTGGAAGAGGGAGGCGATATCATGAAATTGACGGTGAAAAGCGCGG
This genomic interval carries:
- a CDS encoding class I SAM-dependent methyltransferase gives rise to the protein MQKEIYRLNYQLEETHWWFLGRRDIFFSSIRRLIHQEKLSPPLHILDYGCGTGGITLALSAFGMVLGADESDDAIAFCRSRGLDNIQKVTSPRELPEAAFDLVCCLDALEHVEDDVLLLGELRRALRPRGILLITVPALPMLWGGEDVVSHHVRRYRRRELADKLTQAGFSTVRASYFNTLLLPAIFGKRLFNRFFRPSTLNRSDLYPVWPPLNAILYRIFSAERILMPYISYPLGASLLFIAQKEEKI
- a CDS encoding SUMF1/EgtB/PvdO family nonheme iron enzyme, which codes for MTAWITIALSSASAVEPIIPKMVAIPAGPFIYGASMSSSRDFPFRRWDIAQKIVECPAFSIAVYETTHREYLRFVQDDGYKRPQFWSAEGNAYRSEFDKAIQPDRFPGDDLPVAGVSYYEAEAYCRWLAFKTGEPFRLPLEIEWEKAARGTDGRLYPWGNRWNPKACNWNDHPRTELEPDGKIDGYRFAAPRGSFPAGVSPYGCHDMAGNVEEWCADWVDASRKNRVIRGGCYWMVYPRCFQTSFRSGAAPETSMVYNAVAGFRIARGE
- a CDS encoding plasmid stabilization protein; the encoded protein is MNELVLRDLNGLLLERLHQNAALHGVSVEEEAKKILAAAVSATAQNSLLDRARAIRERNAHLQKTNTLVLLRQDRDK
- a CDS encoding DUF2442 domain-containing protein, whose amino-acid sequence is MWKLQDVKSIEYRRGYAFFIAFDDGLEGEVDFSEYLGKGPIFEPLRDKSFFRKAYIDGGTIAWPNGADIAPETLYEKIENANKAPLHNS
- the aroC gene encoding chorismate synthase, with protein sequence MGSIYGRVFRIATWGESHGGGVGVVVDGCPPRIELAESEIQFELDRRRPGQSRITTQRGEADAVQILSGVFEGKTLGTPISMMVWNQDARPQDYSEMQEAYRPSHADYTYDAKYGFRDYRGGGRASARETIGRVAAGAIAKKLLQQWENIEIVAYVKQIYDLIGEIDPKKVKLSQVEKNPVRCPDPEAAQKMFELIDKTRKEGDSLGGIIECVIRNVPPGLGDPVFDRLEADLAKAMLSIPATKGFEIGSGFSSALMKGSEHNDLFYSSKGRIRTRTNRSGGVQGGISNGENIVFRIAFKPTATILQPQKTVTPQGKNTILKPKGRHDPCVLPRAVPIVEAMSALTLADHYLLQRMNLGEKEMNRIRK
- a CDS encoding GDSL-type esterase/lipase family protein; amino-acid sequence: MSNRIVNRIVIVLALILMGGGCLDAVLRILIAAPSPTAPSVAAPQWEPLFLAGAYGAMRSNLRDVKIEDFTVSTNSYGMRNPEISSHKKPGTIRAAIIGDSIAFGWGIREEKAFPRLLEQGLNQDGGDAFEVLNFAAPGFTSFHALKQFEKLANNFQPDILILAVGLYDSQETRMAESEIFSLLQQHNLVNGLSGFSRMADRFSGFWHWRQNRMRAEGIKELAQKIQANERKDFWFRRTAPKEYYAHLAAIMKYQQSQGGRSILVHSNLLNFETFPELQRLSEDFDAPLLNARGLFDQLGGEEERRKAFELNLEPAGFYGRNPGESYRALFRVYVPPTVNVPQSMYIVGNHPSLGAGVPNAAALNDAGRQGDERADDRVWSLEIALDEKQPFYFAFTNSGVKGRWSPQPEKWENTLKNNMLFFRLDPNGADGPVHWYSLTYIYGKIPFAYLMQANGEFPNELGHKIIANRLARLTLQEAKELKKRQN
- a CDS encoding DUF362 domain-containing protein — protein: MPYSKVAILRTRPRTVLEDYHELLNLAGYQDAIAKDADTALKINISWHFFYPGCSTTPWQLEGVIRAMKRDGYDPNLIHGCHNRTVVIDSHLGERENKQIQPIQAHGLRNVHLYEGEEWIDVREAVGDLAKEFLCLNEVYPQGFSIPKRFLGENIIHLPTIKTHVFTTTTGAMKNAFGGLLNERRHWTHTVIHETLVDLLMIQKKIHRGLFAVMDGTFAGDGPGPRCMIPHVKNVILASADQVAIDAVAAKLMGFNPMEIKFIRLAHEKGLGCGDPKEIELVGDMDAAQENWNFEGPFKHLTFAANMQHKIYWGGLKNWVEWSLKTWLAPWSYIASVAYHDMYWYPRFGNNRVLECLQSDWGRLFHNWEKLQPDEKGFLEVGEPPSKAVLGTGSILARGVGILGSCIKEAPEFAARKRRAQQKAAQTESK